A section of the Castanea sativa cultivar Marrone di Chiusa Pesio chromosome 12, ASM4071231v1 genome encodes:
- the LOC142618493 gene encoding anthocyanidin 5,3-O-glucosyltransferase-like, with protein sequence MEDAIVLYPSPGRGHLITMVELGKLMLKHHPSFSITILILSEPNTNTNSTLPNYVESSTAQYMATVNSTTPSITFHHLPPISKVPLSTSSFLEMNYLIPRLNNQNLHQTLKTISQTSKLRAFIIDFFCDASFEVASNLDIPTYYFFTSGASALALFLYMPTLHKNVDKSFKDLGNMPIDIPGLPPIPASDMPVGILNRNTQLYEYFLNTATHMAKSNGFLANTFESLETKAIMALSNGLCVPDGVTPPIFCIGPLISSSNQDGDAHECLNWLNSQPSRSVVFLCFGSMGLFSAKQLKEMAMGLENSGQRFLWVVRNPPPDNEKEPNLDELMPKGFFERTKDKGFVVKQWAPQVEVLSHESVGGFVTHCGWNSVLEAISVGVPMVA encoded by the coding sequence ATGGAGGATGCCATAGTTCTATACCCTTCTCCGGGTAGAGGCCATCTGATCACCATGGTAGAGCTTGGCAAGCTCATGCTCAAACATCACCCTTCTTTCTCCATCACAATCCTCATCTTAAGCGAACCAAACACAAATACCAACTCCACATTACCAAATTATGTAGAAAGCTCTACCGCCCAATACATGGCCACAGTCAATTCCACCACCCCATCTATCACTTTCCACCACCTCCCACCCATCTCTAAAGTCCCACTCAGTACTTCTTCCTTTCTAGAAATGAACTACTTAATCCCCCGCCTCaacaaccaaaatctccaccaAACCCTGAAAACTATTTCCCAAACCTCCAAACTCAGAGCCTTTATCATTGATTTCTTCTGTGATGCTTCTTTCGAAGTGGCCTCAAACCTTGACATACCCACTTACTATTTCTTCACCTCTGGCGCAAGTGCTCTAGCTTTGTTTCTATACATGCCCACCTTGCATAAAAACGTGGATAAAAGCTTCAAAGATCTCGGTAATATGCCTATTGATATTCCTGGCTTACCACCTATCCCGGCTTCAGACATGCCAGTAGGTATATTAAATCGTAATACTCAATTGTATGAGTATTTCTTAAACACAGCGACCCACATGGCAAAATCAAATGGATTTCTTGCAAACACGTTCGAGTCGCTCGAAACAAAAGCTATCATGGCATTGTCAAATGGACTATGTGTCCCAGATGGAGTAACTCCGCCAATATTTTGTATTGGACCTTTGATATCAAGCAGCAATCAAGATGGAGATGCACACGAGTGTTTGAATTGGCTAAACTCGCAACCAAGTAGAAGCGTTGTGTTTCTGTGTTTTGGAAGCATGGGATTGTTTTCAGCGAAACAGTTGAAAGAAATGGCGATGGGTTTGGAGAATAGTGGCCAAAGGTTCTTGTGGGTGGTAAGAAATCCACCGCCGGATAATGAGAAAGAGCCAAACTTGGACGAATTAATGCCAAAGGGTTTCTTCGAAAGGACAAAGGATAAGGGGTTTGTGGTGAAACAGTGGGCTCCGCAGGTGGAAGTGCTGAGTCATGAGTCGGTGGGTGGATTTGTGACTCACTGTGGGTGGAACTCAGTGCTTGAAGCAATCAGTGTTGGTGTGCCAATGGTTGCGTGA